The Rissa tridactyla isolate bRisTri1 chromosome 6, bRisTri1.patW.cur.20221130, whole genome shotgun sequence genome includes a region encoding these proteins:
- the LOC128911081 gene encoding lipase member M-like: MWLLLVALCLAQGLGNAIPRTGASHDNPEQFMNISQKIRFHGYPSEEYDVLTEDGYFLSLNRIPHGTGDAGNSGSRSPVLIVHGFSLDGGNWVDNIPNSSLGFILADAGYDVWIGNSRGNSWSRRHLNLSVDQEEFWDFSFHEMAVYDLPAMVGFILRQTGQDKLFYVGHAQGNSLGFIAFSSMPKLAEKIKLFFALAPLYTFHHVKGPVLKIAFLPDVVLKAIFGTKELTLVGRKERATLAKTCSNLLTAEVCENEIFLIGGYNKNNLNVSRLDVYLAHFPDYTSVKTLLHWGQTAKTGEFKQFDYGEKNQEKYNQTTPPLYRIEDMMVPTALWSGGKDWVNPPLETQRLLPRITNLVHHEHFPDWNHFDHHWGQDAPQQMYRQIITLMEQNL; the protein is encoded by the exons atgtggctgctgctggtggccctgTGCCTGGCCCAGGGGCTAGGCAACGCCATCCCACGCACTGGAGCAAGCCATGACAACCCCGAGCAGTTCATGAACATC AGCCAGAAGATCCGTTTCCATGGGTATCCTAGTGAGGAGTACGATGTACTGACGGAGGATGGGTACTTCCTCAGCCTCAACCGGATTCCCCACGGCACAGGGGACGCTGGGAACTCAG GATCCAGGTCACCCGTGTTGATAGTGCACGGTTTCAGTTTAGATGGTGGCAACTGGGTGGACAACATCCCCAACAGCAGCCTGGGCTTCATCCTCGCAGATGCGGGGTACGACGTCTGGATTGGAAACAGCCGGGGCAACAGCTGGTCCCGCCGCCATCTGAACCTTTCTGTTGACCAAGAGGAGTTTTGGGATTTCAG CTTCCATGAGATGGCTGTGTACgacctccctgccatggtgggcTTCATCCTAAGGCAAACTGGGCAGGACAAACTGTTCTATGTCGGCCACGCTCAGGGCAACTCTCTGG gtTTCATAGCATTTTCGAGCATGCCGAAGCTGGCTGAGAAAATCAAACTCTTCTTTGCACTGGCTCCTCTCTACACCTTTCATCACGTCAAAGGCCCCGTGTTAAAGATAGCATTTTTACCAGATGTGGTGCTGAAG GCAATATTTGGAACAAAAGAGCTGACtctggtggggaggaaggagagagccaCCCTGGCCAAGACATGCAGCAACCTGCTAACAGCTGAAGTCTGTGAAAATGAGATCTTCCTTATCGGCGGGTACAACAAGAACAACTTGAACGTG AGCCGACTGGATGTATACCTAGCTCATTTTCCAGACTATACATCAGTAAAAACTCTTCTCCACTGGGGACAG ACTGCCAAAACCGGGGAGTTCAAGCAGTTTGACTATGGGGAGAAGAACCAAGAGAAGTACAACCAG ACCACTCCCCCCTTGTACAGGATAGAAGACATGATGGTGCCGACCGCCCTGTGGAGCGGTGGGAAGGACTGGGTGAATCCCCCTCTGGAGACCCAGCGCTTGCTCCCCCGCATCACCAACCTTGTTCATCACGAGCACTTTCCTGACTGGAACCATTTCGACCACCATTGGGGTCAGGATGCCCCTCAGCAGATGTACAGGCAGATTATCACTCTGATGGAGCAAAATCTATGA